A single genomic interval of Peribacillus sp. FSL H8-0477 harbors:
- a CDS encoding HAD hydrolase-like protein, whose product MNQSLIFDMDGTLFQTDKILEISLEDTFTYLRSLNQWEAVTPIDTYREIMGVPLPKVWEALLPNHDTEIREKMNDFFLARLMENIRSGHGALYPNVEEIFDYLKEKGCSIYIASNGLIEYLEAIVNYYQLDRWVTETFSIQQIQTLDKADLVKTIIQKYKIDKAAVVGDRLSDIHAAKENGFVSIGCNFDFARKEELAEADFVIDDLLELKELIYPSR is encoded by the coding sequence ATGAATCAATCACTAATCTTTGATATGGATGGGACACTATTTCAGACAGATAAAATTTTAGAAATATCACTTGAAGATACGTTTACCTATTTACGGTCTTTAAACCAATGGGAGGCGGTAACCCCTATTGATACGTACCGCGAGATCATGGGTGTACCTTTGCCAAAGGTATGGGAAGCTTTGTTACCGAATCACGATACGGAGATAAGAGAAAAAATGAATGACTTTTTTCTTGCAAGATTAATGGAGAATATAAGAAGTGGTCATGGTGCGTTATATCCGAATGTAGAAGAAATTTTTGATTATCTAAAAGAGAAGGGGTGTTCGATATACATAGCAAGCAATGGATTAATCGAATATCTTGAAGCAATTGTAAACTACTACCAGTTGGACAGATGGGTAACGGAAACATTTAGTATTCAACAGATACAAACATTGGATAAAGCTGATTTAGTTAAGACGATTATCCAGAAGTATAAGATAGATAAAGCAGCAGTAGTTGGAGATCGTCTATCTGATATACATGCAGCTAAAGAAAATGGATTTGTTTCAATAGGATGTAATTTTGATTTTGCACGAAAAGAAGAACTTGCTGAGGCAGATTTTGTAATAGATGATTTATTGGAACTAAAAGAACTCA